TTTATAGTCCTACTTTTCCCACTTTGAATAGACAAGTCATGAAGGTATTTCAAAAGGACAACAACCCCATGATGATCATTAATACAATCATTAATAAAATGCTAATTTCATTAATATGTGTTTTCTCAGTGGTTTTAACTCCAGGTCCTAGATCTACTTTGCCTCCCAGCACGACAGTGAGTCCTACAGAAGGTGTGTTGGGTCTCTAAATGACCATCTCTGCAAATACCAATTATACAGTCAATGGTTTAGATTACAGGCCTGTAAAATTAAGTGAACAACATTTTAATGTAACACCTTATTCTTGTGCAATCATATTGCTTCCCACTAGTTTCGACTGTTACTTCTACTTCGACCCGAGACACCACAGTGACACCAACTACCAGTAAGTAGATCCACTAATTTTAACTTACATGTATATTTTTTATTACAATAATTCACTAAAGCTCCATCCGATTTATGAATTGACCCATGCTTGTAATTTCAGTCCAGATTTGTGTATTTTTAGTCCATCTGATTTGTAGAAAATGTGCTTTCTGCTTTTTGAATGACCTTAGATACTAAAATAATTTACATTTGTTCTTGTGTAATCTCCTCTCACCAGGTTTGACCTCTCCTTTGACCCCCAGCACGGCAGTGAATCCTACATCAGGTGTGTTGGTCATCTTTATCATGAAGAAGGCATGACAATGCCTATCCCCTCTCAGGAGaccgaaaagatttggcatgggtcctcagatcctcaataagttatacagctgcaccatagagagcatcctgactgattgATCACCGCTTAGTTTGGCAACTTCTCGCCATCTGACCACAGAGgttagtgtgtacggcccagtacatctctTGGGACAAgattcctgacatccaggacatCCATATCAGGCggggtcagaggaaggtccttaaaattgtcaaagactccagccacccaagtcatgaactgttctctctgctactgcatggcaagtggtactggattgccaagtccaggtccaaaaggctccttaacagcttcttttTTAATtctgctgctactctttgtttattacctatacatagtcactttacaccttcctacatatacatattacctGAATTTCCTCCTTTATattgcctcgctattgttattttattgtgttgtttttttaaaagtcttttcatttttaattatttattttaaaaattaggtagcaaatattttcttacataaaaaaaaaatacattgttgATAGTAAGTGTTTCATGGTAAGGTTGTATTGTAACACCtattgtattctgcgcatgtgcaaaacgatggtcattatgaccaaacagttcaaTTTCAGCATTGTGAATTCAAACAGTCGAAAAATAGTTTTGGGTAAGTATCCTTATTTAGTAATTCCACAGCAAAAATGCACTTGTCTTTTCCTGTTAGCACTGACTTTACTGATAACTactttgttgagggaaaatgAACTTGTTGTGATTGTGATATGTTGTTGCCTCACCAAGCTATCTTTGAATGAATGCACTGATGTAAGTCACTCTgaaaaagagcctctgctaaattgtCATGGACTTGTCATGGAAATGTCCATCAGGGACATCTGAAGTCAATATTAAATTCATCATTATTTATtatcagcaagctggagaggttccaacaatCTTAATGTACCATAGTACACGTTGGTCGGGAAATCTTCCGGGAAGTCCCATTAGTTCTCTTATTTAGTGCTTaaacagacaagttatatttgcaagATTTAGCTTATTCATTATTCATAATTAAGTCATCATTAATATTTGGTTCATGCATGTGACCAaccaatacctcacaaggcttcttctcttcaagctgagaccttgaaactgagacaCCCCTTTCGGTTTACAAAACAATGTTCTTGGCACACTGCCAAATTgcttatactgatagtgaggattcctcccagtCACAATCAATCAGTCAGTTGCATGGACCCAgtcaaattggttattagaaaagcacatacATAACATTTTCCTTCACAGACTCAAATGTAAAAAGCTTAACTGACTAGCTGTCTTTTCTCACATCTATGAAAACGGAAACGTTTACCAATAAAGTGGTATTCTAACACCTGTCTACAATTGAAGTATTTACATTTGGATTAAGAGCTAATGACCTCTCCTGATGTCATCATGTCACCAAACAGTGGTGCAACTATGGCAGGCAGCAGTGTGTATGGCTTCTGGAGTGGGTGTGTTCTGGATGGGATTGACAGCTGTCTGTCTCTGCAGGAGGACCAGTGAGTACTTCTGATTCTGCATAACAAATAGTTTGCAAACATTTTCCTTCTCATattaatgtaagtgcctttgacaTGGTTTCATCTTTCAACTCCTTTTGGTGATATTGTGTAGTGTAGGCTATGTTCAATATCATTCATTTAGCCTAATTTGTTTTTCAGAGAAAACCAGTTCTCAGAGGTAAGAATTCCCTTGTGAATATGATGCAGATTGCATCAACCTTTAGTTCTGTATTGTCCATGATGATATGTTCTTACCACAACCTTCTGATACTTTTGTGTTGTACAGacctacagccagacaggatgatcacagaCAATGTATGTTCCAAACAAAATACATCAAACACTGCACACACTactaacacaactacacacatgcatgtacaacCACATAATCTAATTTCAGTTTCATTTTCTTTCTGTTCTAGATGATTTGGTGATGGGAGCTATGAGTAGTGCAGGCATGTTGGATTCAAGGGATGCTGGGATCTATTCTCTCATCACCTTTGTACCGTCCACGTTTTTGCACTCAGGTGAGTTCGTAACAGAatgtcttctgtctctgtcttcctgACCTTGGATGTGAATTTGGGACCCTCAGCACAATAACGCTTAATAACGCTTAATCACTCAATGCCAACCTTACAAACATACATTTTGAAATCAGAGCATCTTGTAAGCGTGAGAACAGAGCTGTAAGTCTCCAGGGTGGTTTGAGTCAGGAGGAGAAGTGTGAAGTGACATCAAGCCCTGTTATTTTCACTtcttctgacccccccccccacacacacacacacagacacacagcctctTACTTGTAGCTTTGCCTCTCTCTTTGAGATGCAGGTCCTGTGCAGGTATCTTCAAATTAAGATGTGAGTAGAGCAAAAATAATAGCCTTGGATATAGATACAAACTTGTTTTCGTACAAAAAGACAGACAGTCTGAAGGATAATAAagatctttcttctctctctttcctcctgatTCAGAGAATGCAGGGATCTACATCCTGATCACTTCTGTACCATCCACATCTGTACCACCAGGTTTGTCTATTTAACTCTATCCCATAGATCCATATCATGTAGGGCTTTTTATAGGACTCAAAGTTGTTTAGGCTTGTATGTTGGTCTGAGGTAGTCATATCAGTAAGTTATACATCAGATAATGTGTTAGAGCATGAGAATAGAGCTGTAGGTCTACTGGATGGTTTCAGTCAGGAGGAGAAGTGTGAAGGGACATTAAGCACAGcaaagtgacacacacacacgcaggctcCTTCTGTGTTGAGCAGGTCCTTTTGAAGAAAATGGAAAGTCATCTGAAAACGACAATGTAAGTTCAGAATAGCCCAGTGTGTTTGGTGATTGTGAATGGCTCTCAGTTTCAGATTGATTTTACATCCTTTTaaattacattacatttacagtactgtagaatTAAAGGACTGAAGTTAAACTGTCTGTTTCTTTTCTCTAGTCTGATACGTACCACATATACAGCTCAATCCCCGACAGACCAGCAACCTCAGCCCAGCCGGATGGGTTTTACAGGCTTCTACAGACACACTGAAACTACACCActggctctctgtgtgtctcacaGAAATACTGTTTCTTTCAGGATGTCCTTTATTTATCACACATCATGTTACTTTAAATAAGTAGCTAAAACATCTACTACAGTACCGTTTCTATTTATAAGCGACATACAGTAAGCAGCCGCTAGaggcccctcccccctccaaaaACAACCGTaggatagtagaatacacaacGTGCAGTTTCGAAATGTGGTTCTACATCAgaagtttttctcttgttatttcagtcactgacagtcactcagttATCCCATGTCAGCTAAGATTTTATAGATTGCTAGgcaagttagtctagccagctatctaagtCTTGTCGTAATGGCCAAATTactgcccaggggccctgacttcTAGGGGGCCCCCAATGATTGTGTTAGTCACTCACACTCAGATATCAAatgaacatggcataagtcatggcaaaatgtgtagaattgcaggatattAGCTTTAAACTGAATTTTATTATTTCAACGACAATGGCACAACGTGTTGAATTTCAGGAAATTTGCTTAATAACTGCAaagttctctccgccccatggcagaatgagtagaattgcaggacattaagttctctccgccccatggcaaaatgagtagaattgcaggacattaACTTTAAAGCTCCAAATGTTTCTCTTTGCCGCCATGAGCGGGGCCATTAAAATGTTTTGTCGGTGAGGTGGGCAAATCTCGTTTAGGGTCCCCAAAATGCTTGGAACTGCcgtaatttactgtatcacacatTGACACCTGGCCTGGAGTTTGGAGGGGTCCGGGGCATACTCCCCTTTAAATATTTTTCAGTAAATGCCCAAGTAaatatatattgtatttatatctATTCTGTCATCTGTGTGATATCTCCTTCCATAAAACAGTTTGATACAGTTtactaaataaaatatattttgatcaaAATCGATAGTTACAGACAATTAAAAATCAAGAAATATATAACATATTCACACATAATGCAAAAAACAGGTAAATAGGCAATTaagattaattaattaaaatgaagTCATTAAGATCCAAAGTGGTATTGCTAAGACATTTTTCTTGGTGAAATTCATCGTGTGTTGAAATATGCTTATAATATAAACCAGATGCACCCAAAAAATCTGGGGGAAATGTCTCATGTTATTTGAAATTTTTTTGCAGCAAAGGTTAGCAAATCCCAAAAGCCTGATCTTATAGCAAAAGTATTGATATTGCCCACATACGTTGTTACAAGCTACAAAATATAACatttcgtttaaaaaaaatgtttacattgTTGGCAACATCAGATCATCAAAACTGAAAAATATAGATTTCCAAATGTTATTCAAATCTCAACATTTCTCCATGTTAACTTGTTattttccaagttcccagtttaATTTAAACTTACTCAGCACCTCAGTCGCTCCTACAATGTGTAGTGTTGAAGTCCAATGACTGCGGAGTGGTTCAGATGTAAATGGTGTGAGAACACAACTTCATTACATTTTCTTCCAGTTAATATGAGCTTACATTCTGTTTTGATGCACACTTGAGCCCAGCGGTCAGGGTGGTCGATTATGCTATGGGGGATGGCTTTGTTTGTTGAAAAGGGGTGGGTCCCCGCTCACCTCCCatatacacactgtacatatatctttctattgtgttattgactgtacgtttgtttatgtgtaactctgtgttgtagtttttgtcgcactgctttgctttatcttggccaggtcgcagttgtaaaagagaacttgttctcaactggcctacctggttaaataaaggtgaaataaaataaataaataaatccctCTTCTATAAGACCTTTAAGGTACAGCAAATACAAATGTTTCTTTTCTCTGTTTGAAATGCTCTCTTCTGTAAAACTAAAAATTAAGCAGAATAAATTGACTTTGACCATTCCCTCATCTTTGTTAGTATTTTACATTATTTGATCTTGATTTTTCAAGATAATGCAAAAACTATGGTTGTCTATGTCACCTTTTTCTGGCCATTGGTGAAGATCAAGGTGCTATTTTCCTTAAATGTTTCTTTCAGTCCATATAgagcgcattcagaaagtattcagacaccttgactttttccacattttgttacgttaaagcctctctaaaatggatgaaatagtcCCCCCCCCACCATTAATCTAcatacaatgccccataatgacaaaacaaaaaccgATTTTTAGACATCAACACTGAAACTGATATTTAAatacgtattcagacccattactcgtactttgctgaagcacctttggcagcaattacagcctcaagtcttcttgggtatgatgctacaagcttggcgcaactgtatttggggagtttctcccattcttctctgcagaacctctcaagctctgtcaggttggaggtggaacattgctgcacagctatttccaggtctctccagagatgtttgatcgggttcaagtccgggttctggaaGGGCCACAATAAGAACTTTCAAAAGAGTTGTCTGaaaaccactcctgtgttgtcttcgctgtgtgcttagggtcattatcctattggaaggtaaaccttcgccccagtctgaggtcctgagtgctctgtagcaggttttcatcaaggatctctctgtactttgctctgttcatcattccctcgatcctgacatgtctcccagtccctgctgctgaaaacatccccacagcatgatgttgccagcaccatgcttcaccatagggattgtgcaaggtttcctccagacgtgatgcttggtattcaggccaaagacttcaatcttggtttcatcagaccagagaatattgtttctcatggtctgagagtcgttAAGGTGCCGTTTGtcaaactctaagcgggctgtcatgtgccttttactgagccgtggcttccatctggccactaccataaaagcctgattggtggagtactgcagagatgcttgtccttctggatggttctcccatttccacagaggaactctggtgctctgtcagagtgaccatcaggttcttggtcacctcccggaccaaggcccttctcccctgattttcCCAGAGACAGATAATgcttagtcctggactaaaaatatTATTCAAAGGACAATTTACAGATTATCTGCATTGTGGTTAGTTTTACTGTGAGGGAAGCAAAGATGCCTACATTCTCCTGCAGCAGTCACAGACAGTCTACAGATCACATACCAACCAGTACATGTATGCTGCCACGTACCCACACCTGCAAACAGGTGCACgagtgcacacatgcacacgcacccacacacacacacacacaccacagtcggGTGGAAAGTTAGACGAGACTCTtgccacatcctgtccttctgAAACTTCAGCTAATCATATTTCAGAGACTAGTTGTGTTGAGGAGATTGACAGAAGTACTGTTGAACCAAACCTCAGTTACATCTAACGGAAACTATTATTTTTAGCAATTTTAGCAAGATATAAAAAAACTCAACTAAATTCACCCTCCAAAATCACCATTCTGAGAAATGTATTCATGCTTCTGACCATTACAACAAGCACCACTTGTCatgttatatttccatggaaatattcagtgttgttgtttactgCTTATGTATCTGCACCTCTATTATCTTATTCAGCTAATAACTACAGTAGATAGGAAAAATATTGCCTCTAATGCACAATATGGAGAGTCATATGGAGACACAGCAAGACTGTTTCTTGTTTCTTACTTTTGGATGTTGGcaatatatactgtagttgtACATGAAACCTGCTTTTTATTGTGCAGTGTAGTTAAAAAGAAAGCCTGAATAAAATGTAGTTATTTACTCTGACAGATAAGCAAATGGTTTTGGCTCATGTTAGGAGCAGGAGACATTTACCTCTAATCACACCAGTTGATGGACTTTATTTGTGGTTTCCTGTGAGTAGGCTCCTCGTCTTCCTCTCTATTAAAAACATTCTCTCAGTCACAGACACGGTGCTTATTGTGTAGTTTGTGATAGTCTGTTTCTCTGAAACATTGCGTTATTCACCACTGATCTGGCTCGTTATCTGTTTTTGATCATCCTCCTTTGCTGTGAGTTATTCCTCTGATCCAACTCTTGCACTAGTATATATACACTGTTGGTATTGAGTCAAATTAATTCTGGGGAGATCATTTGAGATGTGGTGATCTGTTGCCTTACTATTAGTTAATATTATATTCATGttgaccctgacctctgacatGACCTTTGACCCTTAAACAGCAGTTACTGCCTTCTTCCTTGGCATGATATGTTGCAAATGGCAGGGTAATACCAAAGCAAAGAGCAGTGTCTGCCATTTTCATTTGTTAGTTTACTATTCTTCTCATATATATTATTAATTAAAGAGCAGTGTAATTCCTGACAGTGAAGCAGAGTTCAAACTGCATTCTTCGTGTGTCTTCCACTAAGATACCAGTTTCATTTACATGGAGATGTAGGTTCTGCATCAGTCACACGACATACTGTGTTTTACAACTAGCCCATGTCTTGTTATAAGAATACATGTGAAAAGCAGCACTGCAATTGTTTGAATTACATTAAATGATTACCTATCTTGTAATATATAATGATGCATTGGAACATGGTAGAAGAAGGCCATAGGGTAATACAAATTATAACAAATTACCATGAGATTGCAAAGTAAATGATTTGTATATACTACCGGTGTAGTgtaacacctactcatttaagggtttttctttatttctactattttctacattgtagaataatagtgaagacatcaaaactatgaaataacacatatggaatcatgtagtaaccaagaaagtgttaaacaaatcaaaatatattttatatttgagattcttcaaatagccaccctttgccttgatgacagctttgcacactcttggcattatttcaaccagcttcacctggaatgcttttgtaacagtcttgaaggagttcccacatatgctgagcacttgttggctgcttttccttcactctgtggtccgactcatcattggttagagcgttgggccagtaatcgaaaggttgttagatcaaatcccgagctgacaaggtaaaaatctgtcgttctgcccctgaacaaggcagttaacccactgttcctaggctgtcattgtaaataagaaatagttattaactgacttgccttgttaaataaaggttaaataaaacattaaaataaataatgtcaaagtggaataatgtcaacaacaaaaaaagtgtgaATGAatattcaacacctttgttatggAAATCCATAATAAGTTCAGAAGTAACACCTtgagggtgcacctcagccacgctcaaggtactaaacaatatcataaccgccattgataaaagacaataccgtgctgccgtcttcatcgacctgaccaaggcttttgactctgtcaatcactgtattcttattggtagactcaatagccttggtttctcaaatgactgcctcgcctggttcaccaactacttcgcagataaagttcagtgtgtaaaatgttgtccggacctctggcagtgtcccaatccaaaatcaaatctagaattgactttctatttcacaacaaagcctccttcagtcacaccgccaaacttaccctagtaaaactgactatcctaccaatcctcgactttggcgatgtcatctacaaaatagcttccaatactctactcagcaaattggatgcagtctatcacagttccATCAGTTTTGTTACCAACTCGCCTTATACCACACACCACTGCGAACTGTATGCTctggttggctggccctcgctacatattcgtcgccagacccactggctccaggtcatctacaattctatgctaggtaaagctctgccttatctcatctcactggtcacgataacaacacccacccgtagcacgtgctccagcaggtatatctcactggtcatccccaaagccaacacctcctttggccgcctttccttccagttctctgctgccagtgactggaacgaattgcaaaaatggctgaatctggagacttacatttcccacactaactttaaacatcagctatctgagcagctaactgttcactgcagctgtacatagaccatctgtaaatagcccacccaatctacctacctcatccccatattgtttttatttacttttacaCTCATTGCACACCAATATCattacttacacaccatcatatgctcatctatcactccagtgttaatctgctaaattgtaattacactgctactatggcctatttattgccatacctcctcatgctttttgcacacactgtaaatatactttatttttttcgattgtgttattgactgtatgcttgtttattccatgtgtaactctgtgttgttgtttctgttgcactgctttgctttatcttggccaggtcgcagttgtaaatgagaacttgttcacaactaccgtacctggttaaataaaggtgaaattaaaaaataaaagatACAAGATAGGCCCCATGTGACAGCTTCAATGGCGTTGCCTATGCTCTCTTCCCGTGTATCCTTTTTCAAATCCAGGCCTTGAGGTCAACAGCATTAATGATGTATTCTTCTCCTTAGGGGTGGTTGAGTAAAAGCTGGTTAAAATTCCAGGGAATAAAGAACAAGGAGCACCAGCGGACAGCAATGCTATGGGTTGGGTACCTTTGAATACCAAACTGAAGACCCAATTAGTTATTGCACCCCCTTGTGGACAAACTGAAGTGGTACAACATGTTGCATTGCACCCATAACAGAAAAGTTTTGAATAACTTCTCATAGCTTCATAGTTATGGGAAATGTTTGTTTTGAGATGGTTAGTTCTAACTGTATAGAAAGACTGCTACCACAAACCAGCAGCATCAAAAATTCCATGGTGGAGAGAATAGTGAAAGACCAGTATCAGGGTCGTCCCTCAGGAGACAGGTACCAAGATATCATGTCCAGTGTGTTCCAGGCTCAGATGGATCTCAACCATCTGCACACTCACTGTACCAGATTTCCCCAACGAATCGTGCCATGGTCATCAACCTATGATGGATGAACAACAAAGTCCTGACTGTGTAGAAAACAACCATCAAGCATCAATATTTTCCAGGAACCTGGAAGTCACTGTACTAGTGATACAATTAATCTGGCAGAAGAGGGTACTGATTAAGCAGGTGCAAGAAACAAGAACTTAAcagctttatatatatatatacatacctacatactgtgtatatatatatatattatatataaactTGCATCAGTGAATCATTAAACATCTTTACAAAGCCTTAGCTACCACCAACACTTCTCTACAGGAAAAGTGGAGATGACATTTTACAGCAGCTCGGTCTACACTTAAATGCCACAAACAAGTAGTACAAAAAGCTgctttatttaaaaacatacaaaGTGGATAAAAGGAGTGCAGTCACTCTGCTGCTGCAGTCCATTCACCTTGGATCACATTATTCTTGATTTAATTACTTGGGTTAACAAAGCCTAGTTGCCACAAGGAGCctattaaagtaactgtccagtggaGATctcactttaaaaaaatgtatattctgTTAATTtgtacccaaataatgttgtggACTCATCCGGTATAGTGATGTTATGTTTGATGCCTGAGCTCTGAGGTATGCGTTGAAATCGTAATGTGCCGATGCCCATATCACCTTATCACAAGCACATGATCAATGATGTCAAAATCTTTGTTTCGTCAAACAACCACCTGATTGGTAGAAGAAAAAAAGGctacactgcacacacactctaTGGGGTGTGGGACATAATCAATAATAATTTGGCTGCTCTAAATTCGATGATCAGCAGGTGGCACTAGTGTGCACTTGATCAAAGCCTTGAGTAATTGTCAACAACAATCAACACCTTGTCTGTCCTGAAAGACTTGATCACCTTATGAATTGGTCTTATCATCTATATAATGAGGAGAAATATAATCTACCAGGGCAGGAAGCAATCTGTCCATAGTGATTTTATAGTCCTACTTTTCCCACTTTGAAAGACAAGTCATGAAGGTATTTCAAAAGGCCAACAACACCATGATGATAATTAATACGATCATGAATAAAATGCTAATTTCATTCATATTTATGTTTTCTCAGTGGGCTTAACTCCAGATCCTAGATCTACTTTGCCTCCCAGCACGACAGTGAGTCCTACAGAAGGTATGTTGGGCCTCTAAATGACCATCTCTGCAAAAAGTATTTATACAGTCAAGAGTTTAGATTACGGGCCTGTAAAATTAAGTGAACCAAATGTGAATGTAAAACCTTATTCTTGTGTAATCATATTGCTTCCCACTAGTTTCAACTGTTACTTGTACCTTTACCCCAGACACCACACTGACACCAACTACCAGTAAGTAGATCCACCAATTTTAACTTAGTTTGCAAATACAATATCTTTGTTCACATTCATTCACTAAAGCTCTGACCGGTTAACTaataaatatcaaatcaaatcaaatcaaatttatttatatagcccttcgtacatcagctgatatctcaaagtgctgtacagaaacccagcctaaaaccccaaacagcaagcaatgcaggtgtagaagcccggtggctaggaaaaactccctagaaaggccaaaacctaggaagaaacctagagaggaaccaggctatgtggggtggccagtcctcttctggctgtgccgggtggagattataacagaacatggccaagatgttcaaatgttcataaatgaccagcatggtcgtataataataaggcagaacagttgaaactggagcagcagcactgtcaggtggactggggacagcaaggagtcatcatgtcaggtagtcctggggcatggtcctagggctcaggtcctccgagagagagaaagaaagagagaattagagagagcatatgtggggtggccagtcctcttctggctgtgccgggtggagattataacagagcatggccaagatgttcaaatgttcataaatgaccagcatggtcaaataataataaggcagaacagttgaaactggagcagcagcacggccaggtggactggggacagcaaggagtcatcatgtcaggtagtcctggggcatggtcctagggctcaggtcagttgaaactggagcagcagcacggccaggtggactggggacagcaaggagtcatcatgtcaggtagtcctggggcatggtcctagggctcaggtcctcctccgagagagagagaaagagagaaagagagaattagagaacgcacacctagaatcacacaggacaccgaataggacaggagaggtactccagatataacaaactgaccctagcccccgacacataaactactgcagcataaatactggaggctgagacaggaggggtcaggagacactgtggcc
This sequence is a window from Oncorhynchus kisutch isolate 150728-3 linkage group LG1, Okis_V2, whole genome shotgun sequence. Protein-coding genes within it:
- the LOC109892697 gene encoding uncharacterized protein LOC109892697 isoform X3, which gives rise to MTNHLMTSLLPVYFLSLSVMVIAVTCTLETSLRPTKRLGHLQLERDVSCDYRVNTGSHSLSPRSNKYIITGQKPNITVSLKGNLIITCLIPGSVSNDTTCNLYVGEKSKCLIRAHIRKKKHTDSKCWFCQFSVDEKNLIRSLQSVSHKEVSCDYRVSSGPNSLSPRSDGYSFAVVLTPGPRSTLPPSTTVSPTEVSTVTSTSTRDTTVTPTTSLTSPLTPSTAVNPTSVVQLWQAAVCMASGVGVFWMGLTAVCLCRRTKKTSSQRPTARQDDHRQYDLVMGAMSSAGMLDSRDAGIYSLITFVPSTFLHSENAGIYILITSVPSTSVPPGPFEENGKSSENDNSDTYHIYSSIPDRPATSAQPDGFYRLLQTH